One segment of bacterium DNA contains the following:
- a CDS encoding BMC domain-containing protein — MPTRTEMALGMIETRGVVAAIEAADAMLKAANVRLMDKVRVGGGLVSVMVRGETGAVKAATEAGAAAAAKIGELVSVHVIPRPDDAVEFILPEEVGPAKKA; from the coding sequence ATGCCTACTAGGACGGAGATGGCGCTGGGGATGATCGAGACCCGGGGCGTAGTGGCGGCGATCGAGGCCGCGGATGCGATGTTGAAGGCCGCGAACGTGCGGCTTATGGATAAGGTTCGCGTCGGCGGCGGCCTGGTGAGCGTGATGGTACGGGGCGAAACCGGGGCCGTGAAGGCCGCGACCGAAGCGGGCGCCGCGGCCGCCGCGAAGATCGGCGAGCTTGTCTCGGTTCACGTAATCCCTCGTCCCGACGACGCCGTGGAGTTTATATTGCCGGAGGAAGTCGGGCCGGCTAAGAAGGCTTAA